In one Silene latifolia isolate original U9 population chromosome 10, ASM4854445v1, whole genome shotgun sequence genomic region, the following are encoded:
- the LOC141608048 gene encoding uncharacterized protein LOC141608048: protein MDPIKYLFEKPVLNGRMSRWTLMLSEFDLKYVPLKAIKGKVVADFLADNPVEETDIVDTWSFPDEDIVHVKDDVWDLYFDGDSNNMGCGIGVLIISPRGEHVPVSIKLDFAVTNNAVEYEACLLGLQSTNKLGVMKLTVQGDSSLVINQVTGSWKIKSSSLAPYQAKIEELEKLFEEVRYVYLLREENRVHDASSKAQR from the coding sequence atggaccccatcaagtacttgtttgaaaAGCCGGTGCTAAACGGCAGAATGTCAAGATGGACCCTCATGCtatcagaattcgatctcaaatatgtgccGCTGAAAGCGATAAAAGGAAAGGTCGTTGCCGATTTCCTGGCCGATAATCCAGTCGAAGAAACTGACATTGTTGACACTTGGTCGTTCCCAGATGAGGATATTGTCCATGTCAAAGATGATGTATGGGATCTATATTTCGATGGGGATTCAAATAACATGGGATGCGGAATAGGTGTCCTTATCATTTCGCCGAGAGGAGAGCACGTACCAGTTTCGATCAaattggacttcgccgtcacaaaTAACGCCGtggaatacgaagcatgcctacttGGTTTGCAAAGCACTAACAAGTTAGGAGTCATGAAGTTGACAGTACAAGGGGATTCCTCCTTGGTCATCAATCAAGTGACGGGGTCATGGAAGATCAAAAGTAGCAGCCTGGCACCCTACCAGGCTAAGATAGAAGAGCTAGAAAAACTCTTCGAAGAGGTGCGATACGTGTACCTCCTAAGGGAGGAAAATCGAGTTCACGACGCATCATCAAAAGCGCAGCGTTGA